From Rhodohalobacter mucosus:
GGACTGTCAGAAATTGGCAAAAGATTTCAAATCAATAATGTTTATGACCTTTCTGCTACACCATACTATTTAAATGGATCTGGATACACTCCTTACAGTCTTTTTGGATGGGTAGTTTCTGATTTTGGTTTGATTGAAGCGATTGAAAGCGGGCTTGTGAAAATCCCTTTCCTTCCTATTGATGATACCTCTCAGGAATTGGATGAAGCAAAATTGAAGAATCTATACGATCATGTAAAAGATAAACTTCCGAAGAAAGGTCGGCGGAAAAGGAAGAAAGAAGCAAAAAAGAAGGGGAAATCGATAGGTGATGAAGTACCGGATTTACCCCCTCTTGTTCATCTTGCTATGGAGAAGTTTTACAAAGACTATCTCGATTATGAAGAAGGATTACGTAAGGAAGGTGAGATAAGTCCGGATCTGTTATCGTCACCACCCGTTTTTATTGTTGTTTGTAACAACACATCCGTTTCTCGTGAGATGTATAAAGCGATAGCCGGTTACGAGATTCTGAATGAGGATGATGAAATAGAACGGGTTGTTGGAGGAAAACTGGACTTATTTTCCAACTATGATGAGCAAACCAATCGCCCTAAGAGAAAATCACCTACTCTCTTGATTGATAGTGAAGCGCTGGATGATGCTGATCAGATTAATAAGGATTTTAAAAAGATTTTCGCATCGGAAATTGAAGAATTTAAGAAACAGTACGCTAATCAATATGGACAGGGGACGGCTGATCGGATTGATGATGCAGATATATTACGAGAGGTGGTAAATACAGTTGGTAAACCCGGAAAACTTGGAGGACACATTCGCTGTGTAGTCTCAGTTTCGATGCTTACTGAGGGGTGGGATGCTAACACTGTAACTCACATTATGGGTTTGCGTGCTTTTGGCTCTCAACTATTGTGTGAACAGGTGGCTGGTCGGGCTTTGCGGAGAATGAGATACGATCTGGTTGGGTATGATAAAGAAGGAAACCCGACGAAAGATCAGCGGAAAATAGTAGAGTATAAATTTCCACCTGAATATGCCCAGATCATCGGTGTTCCCTTTAAACTGTTTAAACAAGGTGCTACGGAACTGCCTGAGCCTGTTGAAACACATCGAATTTATGCCATGCCGGAGAGGCAAAAAGAGCACGAAATTACGTTTCCTGTATTGAGCGGTTATCGTAAAGAGTTTTCAGAAGATGAATTGACTTGTGACTATACAGATGTTGAGCCGTATGAAGTAGATTTAACGGACTTACCACTTGGGACAACTATGGGATCTGCTTTTACGGATGATGACCGGCAGCTAAAAGTTCAATCTGTGAAAGAAAAACGGGATCAGGAAGTTATTTTCAATTTGACCCGACACGTTCTTCGTTATCATTTCTCAGATGGCGAAAAGAATCTAAACTTTGGCCTGTTCAACAGGGTGAAAAAGATAGTTGAGAAGTGGTATGATGAGCGATTGACGGTTATAGGGCATGAAGACAATGTGTATAAACGGCTGATTGAAATCTATGATCCCATCGCGGTTACAGATCACATTATGAGAGGTGTGAATGCGGTAAAGAACACGGAAGAGTTTATTCGGCCCATTTTTGCCCGTTCCTCAGAAAAGTTTGGCAGTACCCGGTATGTAAATGGTGTAACGCAACGTGAAGTACGGCCTACAACCAAAAGCCATGTGAATGCGGTTGTAGCTGATTCCGACTGGGAGCAAATCGCCGCTAAAGAGATGGAGAATCTGGATGAGATCCTGAGCTATGTAAAAAACGACTATCTCGGTTTTTTTATCCCATACCTCAAAGATGGTTCGGAGCGAAATTACCAGCCGGACTTTCTATGCCGGTGCAAAACACCATCCGGAAAAATCATAAATCTGATTCTCGAAATCAGCGGTTACAATAAGGATAAAGCTGAAAAGAAATTCTATACAGAAAAATTCTGGCTGCCGGCCGTGAATGCGGTTCGGGATAAATACAAGTATGATGAATGGCATTTCCTTGAGGTGGCCAACGATATTCGCAATACGCGGCAGCTTTTGATCGATAAAATCAGGTCGATAACATGAAGAGAAGGAATGAATATGCGATTAGTTGGGAACTTTTTAGTCAACCTATAAGTTGATTACCATGAAAATTGTTCCTATAATCGAAGATCCTGAGCCGATACTGTATACTGTTCAGTATCTTAATGAAGAAAAAGATGAGTTAGACAAGGCGTTTGATGAATGGATGGATCCCGAGTTTTTGAAGCATTTCTTTGAATTAAACTCAGAGGACTTGAAAGCGTATAATAATTTTCATGGCACCCATTACACGGTAGATGAAGCAGTATCAAAGACAATTGACGATGCCTTTGATTTTCAAGATCTATTATACGAGGCTGCAGACCCTGGAAATAAAACTGAGTTGAAAATTCTTCAGGATTTATTTGAACCTCTGCGCAATCATGAAAACGAATATTATTCGCTGCAAAAAAGTAAAGCAAGAAACTCCTGGCTCCGTTTTTATGCCATACGAATTGAAGAGAATTTATACGTTATAACAGGTGGATGTATAAAACTCACACAAAAAATGAAAGAACGCACTCATACCGATTTGGAATTGAAAAAAATCGATCAAGTGAAACGGTATTTGAAGAATAAAGGGCTTATCAATAAAAAAGCGTTTAAAGAATTAGAATTAGGTATTTAATACCATGACTGATATAAAGAAAAAAATAGCTGAAGTAGCTGAGAAAGATAAAAGCAAGTGGCTTGAAAAAGCTAAATATCGTCGTGAAAATCGTGATTGGTTAGTGAAATCAAAGCGTATAGCTCTGCGTGTACTCGGTGTGCTCAAGGAAAGAGGTATGCAGCAGAAAGAGTTGGCGGAAAAGTTAGGGGTATCCAAACAGCAGGTGAGCAAAATTGTGAAAGGAAAAGAGAACCTGACTCTCGAAACAATTTCAAAGCTTGAGAAAGCTTTGGAGATATCTTTGTTAATAATTCCAAGCCATAAATCTGAATCAGATCAACAAGAGAAACCAGCTAGAGCTCAAGTAGATCAATTTAGTAAATTAAAGGAAACAGCAACTATTCTTTCACAAATTGAACCGCAATTGATTAGTTATCTGCAAGTAGCCATGGATTCTGAAGAATATGCTGCTCGTGAAAGTGTCAAAAGAACATTTATTAATCTTTTTGATGAAATCAGAAGAGATGAGACTAAAGATAACAAGTACTTGTTTAGTTATTTGTTATCTGATGTACGTCATCAATACATTAACACAGTTAAAGAAGAGGTTAGGAATAGTTTTGCAAAAAATATCCCTACTGTTAAAACACACTTCTCCTCTAAAGTCAAATGGACTCAAGCAAATAAGCAGGTTTGGGAATCACCTGAGGATAAACCAAAAATGATGCTTGTTGGATGAGTACAAAAAAAGATTTAGTGTTTGGCTTTAAATTTTCAGATATCGATACTCATGAGTTTGCCACAATTGATGAAAATTTTAAAGACTCGGAACCATCTAACCTTGCACTGTCCATTAATTATGGTGTGAATCCGGAGCTTCGGGGTGTCGGCATCAAATTCAAAGTTCAATTTGAACAAAAGAAGAAACCTTTCCTCATTATTGCAGCCACATGTGGATTTGAAATTGAAAAGAAAGCGTGGGCTAAGCTGCTGGATAAAGAGTCAAACAAATTAATCCTCCCTGAGGACTTTGCCTCCCACCTTGCCGTTTTAACCGTGGGAACCATTCGGGGAATTTTACACGAAAAAACAAAGGGTACTCCTTACAACAAATTTATTCTACCTCCGATCAACCTGACAGAGTTGATTAAACAGGATGTTGAGATTGATTTAGAAAAGCTGGAAGAACCTGAATAGGCACATTCCTGGATATATTGACGTCAGAATGTTGGCGACTCGATTGGGGGTTTTGGTTTAATTACATTCATTTTTTTATAAATACCTATTAATCTGCTATGGCTAAATCCTACCGGCATTCCGATAAGCGCGCTCACATTCCTTCAAAAGAAGAAGCGGGGTACGAAGATGCCAACCCCAATGTGCAAAAGGGAAAAAAGAAGTTACAAATTCCGGTAAACCCGGTCATTGAGCGTGGCCGAGATCCGGAACTGTTCTGGATGCACAAATACAATAACGATAAGGAGATTGCTCTGCTACTGGATGCCATTGCCGGCAGCAATGATAAAGAGGAGATTAAGGAACTGGCCGCAGAGCTTCGCGAAATCGTACTGAATCCCGATTCCGGCAATGAACGCTGGAAAGAACTGCTGGAAGTGGACATTCGCTCACTCTACCGGTATGAACACATTGCGCCCGAAAAATTGATTAAGGGGTTACATCGTCTGGTAGAGGAAAAACAGGATCAGCCTGATCTGTTTTCTACCAATGAACTATTTGGCAATGCACTTGAGAAGGATGAGCTTGAAAAGGTAAGCGAATATTACAAGCATAATGATGGTTGGAGTAACCGCCTGATACAGGGCGACAGCCTTCTGGTAATGAGCAGCTTGTTGGAACGCGAAGGCATGGCCGGACAAGTACAGATGATTTACATTGACCCACCCTACGGCATTAAGTACGGCAGCAACTGGCAGATGAAAGTTAATGATCGCTCGATGTCGTATTCTGATCCTGATAAGGATTTATCTGGAGAACCAGAAGTGATTAAAGCCTACCGCGATACCTGGGA
This genomic window contains:
- a CDS encoding BPTD_3080 family restriction endonuclease, with product MQNKNPILNSPYKEPKYHYATRGDGSLDYAEVIEGRRLFVPDLNAPIPNKAGDQKEVFSVNDFGRQYDTLLVNQVRKHTRDWREQKYPGVTRVSKDLMSHWFLQYEDEPRKNLFFAQREAIETAVWLNEVASKSNYGQNIIQRLQTEQQNVSKKKAEQLPRIAFKMATGTGKTVVMAALILYHYLNRSEYKQDTRFADYFLVVAPSITIRDRLGVLQVDRSSDREVERNDYYAERKLCPPKYRDQLNGINSRLVITNYHSFMPKTLQGNKKSPYDGKVDAEGNKQEAKESPSQMVKRVLKNFKSGSRLLVLNDEAHHCYLPKRKGRTKDHEGSNENEKAAVWFSGLSEIGKRFQINNVYDLSATPYYLNGSGYTPYSLFGWVVSDFGLIEAIESGLVKIPFLPIDDTSQELDEAKLKNLYDHVKDKLPKKGRRKRKKEAKKKGKSIGDEVPDLPPLVHLAMEKFYKDYLDYEEGLRKEGEISPDLLSSPPVFIVVCNNTSVSREMYKAIAGYEILNEDDEIERVVGGKLDLFSNYDEQTNRPKRKSPTLLIDSEALDDADQINKDFKKIFASEIEEFKKQYANQYGQGTADRIDDADILREVVNTVGKPGKLGGHIRCVVSVSMLTEGWDANTVTHIMGLRAFGSQLLCEQVAGRALRRMRYDLVGYDKEGNPTKDQRKIVEYKFPPEYAQIIGVPFKLFKQGATELPEPVETHRIYAMPERQKEHEITFPVLSGYRKEFSEDELTCDYTDVEPYEVDLTDLPLGTTMGSAFTDDDRQLKVQSVKEKRDQEVIFNLTRHVLRYHFSDGEKNLNFGLFNRVKKIVEKWYDERLTVIGHEDNVYKRLIEIYDPIAVTDHIMRGVNAVKNTEEFIRPIFARSSEKFGSTRYVNGVTQREVRPTTKSHVNAVVADSDWEQIAAKEMENLDEILSYVKNDYLGFFIPYLKDGSERNYQPDFLCRCKTPSGKIINLILEISGYNKDKAEKKFYTEKFWLPAVNAVRDKYKYDEWHFLEVANDIRNTRQLLIDKIRSIT
- a CDS encoding helix-turn-helix transcriptional regulator — translated: MTDIKKKIAEVAEKDKSKWLEKAKYRRENRDWLVKSKRIALRVLGVLKERGMQQKELAEKLGVSKQQVSKIVKGKENLTLETISKLEKALEISLLIIPSHKSESDQQEKPARAQVDQFSKLKETATILSQIEPQLISYLQVAMDSEEYAARESVKRTFINLFDEIRRDETKDNKYLFSYLLSDVRHQYINTVKEEVRNSFAKNIPTVKTHFSSKVKWTQANKQVWESPEDKPKMMLVG